One window from the genome of Anopheles coluzzii chromosome X, AcolN3, whole genome shotgun sequence encodes:
- the LOC120956326 gene encoding uncharacterized protein LOC120956326: MDAKELKEQLEAAEKAKPLNFLTSHITSIIEPLNVPTLTIPNDLVLPDNIPIYHYEIDYNSIMYNPSSAVVDLHGTIKNGANLSVPVIQSSVELCVDSDPLEKFAGIKIGTRHVPYVQNIVPLIKPTENPSISKAPDRLETYTNSDKMFGLRKLPSINNINPTNQAHQKIIIVKGSKPFRILKSPNTKGTN; encoded by the exons ATGGATGCTAAAGAGCTGAAAGAACAGTTGGAGGCGGCGGAGAAAGCTAAACCCTTAAATTTCCTCACGTCGCACATAACATCTATAATAGAGCCACTTAACGTGCCTACATTAACCATACCGAATGATTTGGTTTTGCCGGATAACATACCAATTTACCATTACGAAATCGATTACAACAGTATTATGTATAATCCATCCTCCGCAGTCGTCGATCTTCATGGAACAATAAAGAATGGTGCCAATTTATCAGTTCCAGTTATTCAGTCTTCCGTAGAACTATGTGTGGACTCCGACCCG CTGGAAAAATTTGCTGGAATCAAGATAGGCACACGTCACGTGCCTTATGTCCAAAACATTGTACCACTAATCAAGCCCACCGAGAATCCATCAATCTCAAAAGCTCCCGATCGTTTAGAAACCTACACCAACTCGGATAAGATGTTTGGCTTACGGAAGCTGCCTTctatcaacaacatcaacccAACAAATCAAgctcaccaaaaaatcatcattGTTAAAGGCTCGAAACCGTTTAGAATTCTGAAGTCTCCCAATACCAAAGGAACAAATTAA